The genome window tacaaatataGACACATACCTATGTaacttagtcattaaaaagaagaaaaccctgcATTTGTGACATCAATGAACCTTGAAGGCATTCTGCTTAGTGACATATGTCAGCAAAACACAAATGCTATATGATCTCTTTTCGATGTGgacacttaaaaggaaaaaaaatcacaactcgtaggaacaaagaaaagaatagcgGTTACtcaggggtgggagaaatggggagatgttggagatgttggtcaaaggggacCTAGTTTCAGTTATAAGGCAGTTACAAGTgctgggaatctaatgtacagcacgaGAACTGTTagtaactattctgtatgatagagttgaaagttgctaagagataagatcctaaatgttctcaccaccaatacacacacacatatataaatatatgtgcatggacatgtatattatatatatatatataaaatcatgtgaGCTGATGGGTGTGTTAACGAGCATCCTCATTGTGGTAATCTTTCTTCAATATACACTTCATCCTGTTGTATGCAGTCTCACACAATGGTATATGTGAGTTCTATCACAATAaaggtagaggggaaaaaaacaatgtctAATATCTCTCAGAGTTACCATGGGATATAGTCCCAGCAGGATATTCTTATTGTAAAAGTTCCACTTTTCAGAGTTCAGAGGAAACATTCTTTTAGGCAAAAAGCACCTCTGCATTTTCAAAAGGGAATGTGATCATGAAGCTTGACTTATTcataatcttttcaaatatgtcttcAACCCAGGCTCCTTTCACCATTTATCAAAGATTGATATAGATTCCATATGGAATCAACTAGGGTACCAGCACCTTGTCTGATGGGCTGGATGAACTCACCCCATCAGGAGCCTGCACCCCCACACAACTATGTTTTCTCTGCTTCGCCCTGGAAAGATCAAAGTTTCCCTACCAAAGGCTCCAGTATTTGGCCCAGGGCCCTCGAGGTTGAGAACAGCACAATGGGTTCAGAATCCACATGGTTACTGTCACTTCCTTAGGCCCATTTATCCATCTCCCAGTGGAAAGTTTCCTAAACTTAAgtccaaggagggagggagggagaatttgtgtgtgtgtgtatgtgtttttgttcaattttgtCCCAGAGATCTAAATTCAAACATTCTTCTAATCTAGGAAACCCCAGTATTTCTGTTTGACATCAGGAGCACAACAGTtgtcagaagaaaaaacatatatttgcataCGATGacacatttgcaaaaaaaaaaaaaaaaaaaagtgtcatcatTTGTTACCACTTCCAAGGATTGGAGAGTGATTTCAGGTTACCCGctcccagaagttcccatcaatcctctttttaaaattttttaatttggttgtgaaATCAGTTAACCAAAGGGAAATTTCTCAGCTCCTCACTTCTTTGTTTAAAGGCTATAAAGAGTGAGGGAGAAATTGGCAGACAGTATACCTCTTGGAGGCACAAAGGCCATTCAGTGACCCTACCCTCTCTAGCCAGTCTACATTGCTCATGTGTCACTTTAACTCCTCCTTATGGCTAGTCCTAAGagagcttctccctccctctctctctctctctgtctctgtctctctctctttctctctctctcttccccctgattctttttctctccctctccctcccttcatgcCTCTCTGTCTGAGTGCTGGGCTATTTGCAAAAATGCCAGGTTTACTATAATGCTATAGCTTGTAAAAtatgggggggggagttcctgctgtgggtcaggggaaatgaatctgactagcatccatgagatgcaggttcgatccatggcctcgtccAGTTGCCtataatctggcgttgccatgagctgtgatgtaggtagctcagatctggtgatgctgtagtggtgatatagaccagcagctgcagctccaatttgacccctagcctaggaacctctaaatgcaacaggtgtgggcctaaaaagacaatatatatatatatatatatatatatatatatatatatatatatatatatatatatataaattaacacTGCTTATTTAGAATTTCAATATCCAACTACTGCCCCAGGTCTAACAAATGCACTTCTGGTGTGGGCTTACATTAGCAAATACTTTTCTCTGGACCCAAAGGAGGGctctttcatccattcactcattcattcaaggaCTCGTTCTTTGCTGGCCTGCAGTGTACTAGATGCCAAAGGAAAATCACCCGTGAAAGCAGCCGTGGTGGGGACTGGCACAGCAAATGGtcactcattttctcctctttacgCAGGTTTCTGAAGCAGCCATGGCCACGGTACCTGAACCTGCCAAGGAAGTGACGGCTAACAATGGGTCAGTGGGGAGACTGGTACCAGTAATGCGAGCAAGGTTCTATTCTCAAGAGTGCAGTGTTAGCTGTGCTTAGAGACCTGATTTGTCCCTCATCCTGCCTCTTTTAGTGGCAAGCGGGGTTCCAGGTTAACCTGGTTTAAAGACTCATTTCCCACTGTAAGTCTGGACTTGATGTCATTGCAGGGGGCCACCTACAATTGGCAAACAGGAAGAAGGGATTCCATGTGGATGACACAAGGGATCTTGTGGCATGTCCAGCTTCAGTGGGAAGGAAGGCTTCAGTGAGAAGGAAAGCTCCAGTTTTAACTGGGCTGGAAGGGGTCTCGAGATCCAATAGAGAGCAGCTGGGGTACCTGCCCTGCCTCCTAGTCTGCTCCAGGAATATGCCCATGGAAACTGCTAGCTCCAGGCAGCCCTAAGGAACAAGCTGTTTGCAGTTTCCTATTAACAGTGAAGATCGCTTGCAGGGAAGGAAAATTCATCCTGTCCAGGGGACATAACTGAGCAAGCTCTCTGCTTTTATTACAGTGACAACAATAATGACCTGTTATTTGAGGCTGATGGCCCCAAAGAGATGAAGGTAAAGCCATGCCCTTAGCTCCCAACACATGCAGGGGCTCGGGCAGGGGAAAGTCTCAAGGAAAGGGCTCTGGGCCCCCTTATTCCTATGGAATTCTGTGATGAACTGACTCGCCTTCTCCATTGAGACTGATGCAGGCCACTCCTCAGTTCCGGCGGCACCACAGCGGTTCACTGAGCCTTGGTGATGGTGGCCATGCTTGAGGAGGGTGAGAAGAAATGATGGTAGAGAGAGTGTTTGCTGTCTCATGTTGGCAAGGCAGCCAAGGCTTCAATGCACAGTTGCTTCTCCTTTTAGAaaaagggttcagccctaaaactgATGAAACTCTGTCAATCACTAGAGTCGAACCCTGAGACCCATTTTCTccagccctgggtgggggtgTGGTTTATCTGTCTGGCCCACCCTCCCACTGCctctgccaggggctggagcctcTGTGCTGGGCAGGAACTTCTTGCTTTCCTCTGAGCTGTTAGAGGTCTCTTTAACTGTCTTCAAGACGTTAAACCATTCTTGTGCCCAGGGGCAACTTCAAGCCTTAATACACTTACACAGTTTCTCTGAACAAAGGGAAAGTGGGAACCTGTTTCACAAATATCAACCACAATTTTGGGTGGGGGTTGGAGGTTTTTTGGCCCCAGGGGGGACATGTAAAATTTCCCAGCAGGGGAACCACGCACCTTTTACAGTGTTTGCGAGATGCTTATGCAACAGCTTTTAAAAGACGAAAACTTGTAGAGAATAATTGAAAACTCATTGATTGAGCATAGAAGTATTGATAATATGATCATCACAGCcatgaaaaatttaatacatgTCTTGTGCTTTGGGTTTCCAAACAGGTAAAAATGTAAGAAGGCATACATTTATGGTTAGGTGGAGCATGtgtcagaaaacacaaacaaggtTAAAATGGGATGTATTCTCGAAGAATACCATGGAGGGTGTCAGAGAGCCCACATTCAGGTTTGGGGTCTGCCTCTCACTTGCCACATGCCTATGGGTAAACCGctgaacctctctgggctgcagagagATGAAAGATTCTCTGGAGAAGCTCTGttatcccctcctgcatcccgtctcatgtcaaaatgggagttctcaggcccaGCCACCTACCACACTGACATTCTTGATCTATCCACAGTGCCGCACCCAAAACCTTGACCTCAGCCCTCTGGGAGATGGGAGCATCCAGCTGCAAATCTCCCACCAGCTCTGCAACGAGAGCTCCAGGCCGATGGTGTCTGTGATTGTGGCAAAGGAGAAGCCGATGAATCCCTCCTCCCAGGTTGTCTGCGATGATGACccaaagagcatcttttcatctgtctTTGAAGAAGGTACCTAGGGAAAGCTGAGGGCAGATAGGATATCTCTGGTCCTTTCCTTCTCAGAGGCCATAACTCAATGGTCAACTAAACTCTCCTGAAGCTGAAACCCTTTAAAAGTAgaaggtccaggagttccctggtggctcagtggaatccagtgttgtcactgctgtggcttgggtttgctcactggcccaggaacttccaagtgccagaggcacagccaaaaaaataaaattttttttttaaatagaatgcccagcagtgagaggaaaacagagaggtcCGGAAACCCAACTAACCACTTTTGTAgttgaaacaattctttttttattttttgtcttacatCAGAATGTTTTGTTCCCttaaaaggaattcttttttagTGGAATAATGATGTACCTGGCTAGTGCTATTAATCAGAGGAATGGAGGCTTTTCTGGAATTTATAGGCATGCATAAAAAGTACCCAAAATACTATATATCTCCATACATTACTACATATAATCCAATTTGGTgatggttttagttttcttttgcgtTATTGATATTATTCTTAAAACAGGACCTGGAGGAaatcacgttgtggctcagcagttgccaacctgactagtatccatgaggtgtgcattcaatccctggccttgctcaagggttaagcatccaacattgccatgagctgtagcgtaggtcacagacaaggctcagattctgcattgctgtggctgtggtgtaggccggcagctacagctctgagttgacactaagcctggggaattccatatgccatggatgcggccctaaaaagccaggaaTAAAAAGCAGGACCATGATAACTACTCACAACTGCAAAGCTCCCAGTCATTCTCAGGGTGCTTTCGGTTACATTTTATCCCTGTGAGTCTCAGAAGGTCCCTGCTGGGCCAGTGTGTGCCATTGCCTTTTTGCAGAAGGAGTTCTGTGGCTCTTCCACAGCAAGCAATAAAGCTGAAGCTTGAACCCATATCTTAAGGCACCGGGTCCAGTGTTCTTGtccaccccagcttcctccccaccaACATTAGAATCAGACTGTGGCTGACCTCCCTCAGATGTCTTCCAAGGCACCAGATCCTACCGCTTCACATCATGAGGTTTGCTCTTCTAATCTTCTGCCTAAAAGACACCTCTGCTCCACATTTCAGAGCCCATCGTCCTTGAAAAGCATGCCAATGGTTTTCTCTGTGATGCCACCCCCGTGCAGTCCGTGGACTGCAAACTCCAGGACAAAGATGAAAAAGCCCTGGTGCTGGCTGGCCCACATGAGCTGAAGGCTCTCCACCTCCTCAAAGGGGACTTGAAGAGAGAAGGTACCTGGGGACACCCTCATTCTTTTCTTGGCCTCCTGGAAACGTGCCAATTATCTCTATCTTCAACAAAGTAGACCATTTAGGCAAATGATTGACATGAATGCAATATCATGGAATACAGAGTGTGTACATGCTTTATGGAGGTCCTAGCAAGGATGCCAGGATGAGGCCCTTAGCAGGTTCATTTTCAGCAAGAGAGGGGACAAGCACATCCAGGACCACAGTCCAGCCAAGTCACTTAAAGGCAGTGCGATGTCAGTGCTTCTGTTGGAAAGGGGTCATTTGATGGACAGGACCTAACTACCTGTGGGTGCCTTCTTCCTGTTGTGGAGGTCAAAACTAGAATGGCAAAGAGATAATTTGTCCGTCCTCATTCCCAACTTTGCCCACTTGCCCCTAACATCCTTCCCACCCAATACCAGATGGTTCCTGAGAAGCCGATCTTACTGACGAGCAGGAACTTGTATCTCTGTCACTGTCACTGGCCATTGTTTCAAGTCTGGGGAGCCCATTGGTGGTGGGACTCTGCCTGGCACCCTGCCACTGTGGCTGAGCCCTGTATGCAGGGGTGTGGCCAGGGGGCAGATCAAAGGAGCAGTGTGGTCTCATCCAAGCTGCTGACCTTGGAGAGAGGCATCACAGGGGGAAAGCTTCTCAGCCTGGCCAAGACAATTCTGTTTCTCCAGAATTGCATCAGAAGCACAACCTTGGGGCCTCCAAGGGAGACAGCTGTGACTAAGGAAGATTAAAATGAGCATCTCTCGTTGGACCACTTCACCTAGTCAAGCAGCCCTCCTCCTTCAAGTTCATCCCACTGGCTGCGCCATGTTCCTGAAACAGATCTGTGCCTGATGTCCTTTGGGAAtctggttttacttcttttcttgctGTTCACAGTGGTCAGACTGTTCTGGTGTTGTGGATAGGCACATCACCAGGCAGGGGCAAGATGGCTTGCTTTCTTCTAAAAATCAGAGCTTCTAATTGTTTATTGCCACTGTGGtgaggctctgagaagccccCAGGCCCTTCTTTGGGGAAAAACCTGATTCAACCAACTGAACCTGTTATTGTCTGGGAGAGAAGCCAGCTCTCCTGTCTATGAGGCCATAGGAATTTTGGATGCCAAAGAGGATCCTAAATGGCACCagtcctaggctaagggtccagtgctTGGACCAACCCTGCAGTGCTATGTCCCTGACCACaggcccctctccttccctcagtGGTGTTCTGCATGAGCTTTGTGCAAGGAGATGACAGCGATGACAAGATACCTGTGACCTTAGGGATCAAGGGAAAGAATCTGTACCTGTCTTGTGTGATGAAAGAtgacacacccaccctgcagctggagGTGAGTGAGTACCAAGGGCTGAAGGCCCTTCTTGGGCTTCACTGAAGCACCCCCAGCCATTACTTCCAAGACAGTGACCTCTTcccccctacccacccccagaAAGTCTGGGAGCAGACCTACTTGATAGTTTTCCAGATGTGTAAATAAGTTGAATATAATAAGTTCAGGTAAGGGTTAATGCAGGTAACTTTCACTCCCATTGTGGCAAGTTAAATCATTCTGCTGATGTGCTTACATCCTGCTGTTGTTAGCCCCCCATCGATCATACAATGTTGGGATTGGAAGGGGAGTCTCTTGTTAGGGTTGCTCCATTAGGTAGATGACACTTTGGGAACTTAATTGATTCGAAGCACCTGTCACCTGTCATCATCTCCATGCCACTCCCAACATCATACTTGCCTCCACCAGCATTCCCAGCAAAAGCTTCCTCTCCAAGTTGAAGTCATTCTAGCCAGGGCCATGAGGAAATACACAGCACAAGTCCCTGGAGCCTAGGTACTTCCAGAAGCTTTCATCTAATTTTCACTTTCAACAACCTTCCCATCTGTGTCATGCTCCCTACCCTTTGGCACTGTTTCAGAAAAGGATGAGGGCTCTTTTGGTCACCATACCAAAGGCTGGGGTCACAAAGATATGTCAGGGCCCTGGCACTTGCCCCTGTGACCTGTTTATATGTTTCATCTCCAGCTGACCTGGAGAACATCTTTTCCCAGATCAGAGTAGGGTATCTTTGACCTGTCCCTTGCAACAAACGTGTATTTCTGCTTTGCTGCAGGATGTAGACCCCAACAGTTACCCGAAGAGGGACATGGAAAAGCGATTTGTCTTCTACAGGACAGAAATCAAGAACAGAGTTGAATTCGAGTCTGCCCTGTACCCCAACTGGTACATCAGCACCTCTCAAGCAGAACAAAAGCCCGtcttcctgggaaactccaaaggCCGCCAAGATATAACTGACTTCACCATGGAAGTCCTCTCTCCCTAAGGAAAGCCATACCCAGAGGGTCCACATGGGCTGAAGAACCCCGGAGGCTGGCAGAAGGGGACTGGAAAAGTTGGTACATGGTTGCTGCCTGAATTTCACTATTGTCTAATCGATGCCCAGCTGTCTTCCCTAGATTAGTGCTAAGGaaatccccctgccccccagtgaGGAGGaacagccccctcctctccaagtccatgcacaGACCCCATCCTCTAAGCCAGCCTTCTCTCACCCCTTCTCCTCACTCAAAGCCAGCCTGGTGGAAATCATGGCACACTAGGGTCACTGGCAGTCCTCTGTCCTTGGCACCCAGCTTCTGATGATCGATCactgaactatttatttatttaattgtgggTTGGTCTATTTAACTTAATTCAAGGGGGCCAAGAAGCAACAGTGTCTGTGAAAGATCTTAGTCTTCCATAGCTATGGAATCAATTTCTTTGGGGTGAGTGTGCCACCTTTAAAATCTCTCACCAAGCCTGAAAACATAATAAgctcaaattatttaaagaagaatacTTATGAATGAAGAAGGATGATCAGATTGTTCAATGATTCTGAAATAAATGTCACTGAAAaacatccttttccatgtggtcATTGGCTTGCCTTGGCTCTGACATAGAAGGGTAAAGATAAATGGTACCATGAATGTTCTCTGTGTGGAACGAGAAACCTTCTCCTTATCACTGAAGGCGGAGTACTTAGGGACATCACTGGCCAGCGAAGAGCAGCCTTTATACCCCtccctttcatttctatttttcaacaAAAGGGTAGTTGGTGCACAAGGGtcaatgaaaaatagaattagctAAAATATTGCAGGGAATAGCGGTTGACGGTAACCGCCAAGTATTTCTCTATTCATTGACTCAGCAAATACATATTAAGCAAATGCTATGCACTGAGGGTTGGAAATTGAGAAACAAGAAAGGTAGGGCATTCCTAGTTAAATAGGAGAGGCAGATGGATACAATGAACATAAGGCAGCATAAGAAGCAGaggtgaggaattcctgttgtgcttcagtgggttaagcacttgactggaatccatgaggatgcaggtttgatccctggcttcgctcagtggcttaaggatcttacattgccatgagctgtggtgtatgtaggacatagacatggctgggatcccacattgctgtggctgtggtgtaggttggtggctctagctccaattctccccctagcctgggaaactccatatgccatggctgaagccctaaaaagacaaaagacaaaacaaaacaaaacccaaaaaatgcCACACGTTCTTAGAAGAAGAAATGATTGGCTAAGGAGGAGTTCTGCAATCACACATAAATCAAGGAGGATAAATCTATGGTTATGTAGGGGTTTTTTTTCACTGTCAAATCTATGAAGTAATTCATTTAAGAAACTGTTAAATGCTTAACCTATGCtagaaaatggatttaaaacaCTTCCACTCTTTTAACTGtctattttgacataattttagatttatggaaGAGTTGCGAAGAATATACAGAGTTCCCTCAGCTTCCCCTGATGTTACTATCTCACAtaagtataatattttatcaaaaataagaaattaacccTGGTAGACAGAGTCTAATTGATTTTTAACACACCTTCTGCCTCAGCAGTTCCGCTATTTGGTGTCTTCCCGAAAGAAAGGCTGTTTACTTTAGGATTGTTTATGAAAAGCTTAACAAAATAAACTGGCAATAACCTAATGTCCTTTGGCaggaaaaagattaaataaaacacagcaaaagaaaaggaaaaagtgctGAAATGGAAAGAGATCCAGACAAATCATTGCAAGAAAAAATCAAGTTGCAAAATAATACCTATAGGATGATAccatttccataaaaaaaaaaagaaaagaaaacacactgcCCATCCAAAACACACAACTCTATGCTTCTAAGGATCATTGACCAGACTGAAAATAGTGGTTACTTGGGGAGGGTGGATGGGGGTTGTCAAAAGAAACTTAGGcctatgtttgaattttttttacaagAGGAATATATTCATCAAttaccaatatattttttaattctctgtattaaaatattccattttaatggtGTTTCAATTCCTGGACCTGCACCAGAGACTACAACTGACCCTGCAAAAGAGCTATTCTGTTCCTGGTCTGGCACCAAATTCTTTCCCTGAGgacatttctccctttctctgcacTGTGTCCttatcctggaagagaaaaacagcatgTTTCCACCTGCTACGGTGACTTCTGCCTGGCACCTGTGGTTGCTCTGTTTGTACCATTTTACTGCTCCATCCCGAGAGTCCAAGGGGCACATATCCTGGGCCTGCTGTCCATAACAAACAAGACACTGATTTATATACGGGGACAACAGCTTCTCACCTCTGGTTCCTACATCTGGATTGTAGCCATAAGTGGACTTATgatgaaactgaagcacagagagcttAAGTTTTTTGCCAAGAATGCAAGCTGATAAGTAGTGAGGACAAGATTCAGATGAAGGACAGTGGGACAGGATTAaggtggcagaatagaaggactggagctcaacttctctcctaaacccacaaaattcacaactaaagactgagcactcttcacccgaATGGACAAGAAACCTTAAAaaggatatcctactccagaagaaaagaggaggacgcatcaagaggtaggaggggtgatttcacgataggAACAACCCCCtatctcctgggtgggaagctccacagactggaaactaactgcttcacagagactcacctacaggagtgagcgttctgagccccacaccaaacttcacgtgtggggatctggcatggggagtaAGAGCCTcagggcatctggcattgaaggccagtggggcttgtgctcaggagctccacaagactgggggaaacagaggacccattcttaaaaggcacacacagacttttcacgtgcactgggtagGAGGGCA of Sus scrofa isolate TJ Tabasco breed Duroc unplaced genomic scaffold, Sscrofa11.1 Contig2450, whole genome shotgun sequence contains these proteins:
- the LOC110258582 gene encoding interleukin-1 beta-like, whose translation is MATVPEPAKEVTANNGDNNNDLLFEADGPKEMKCRTQNLDLSPLGDGSIQLQISHQLCNESSRPMVSVIVAKEKPMNPSSQVVCDDDPKSIFSSVFEEEPIVLEKHANGFLCDATPVQSVDCKLQDKDEKALVLAGPHELKALHLLKGDLKREVVFCMSFVQGDDSDDKIPVTLGIKGKNLYLSCVMKDDTPTLQLEDVDPNSYPKRDMEKRFVFYRTEIKNRVEFESALYPNWYISTSQAEQKPVFLGNSKGRQDITDFTMEVLSP